A region of Clarias gariepinus isolate MV-2021 ecotype Netherlands chromosome 25, CGAR_prim_01v2, whole genome shotgun sequence DNA encodes the following proteins:
- the LOC128512807 gene encoding uncharacterized protein LOC128512807, with the protein MNILFSILKSVPTLTKVTVLLRSLPESWEVNVISFFLTRSTVPFFELRMNNRDEALGMIRSQRYSDKKWKLCFGCRHLNRLRPDVHTVLPCITLTMTKHRDFNRDIWAEFFHHYNQLKAMTELCLEHDECLVKMLNIMKTIPDLQEVKLALRFLTVHWAVSILHPFQTSFSLWKIDLDTKNYELDLCSELSLRKSTLNKCRLSLGCNSSNPDTKAFFGYISLTVCKISKETESWRSFFQSYYETKGLTERDPLFAEKTSALLSSLYGVPGLEEVEFSLHSLTDRWVSGLLWRQSDGSCPPLTIKRNVTDSTVTVKIHRHSNPPQRALIHLKLPCSEISNIDVADLLCRLERLKHLNDTPQEYDVQINELISFLHSVPHLQKLKLEIEKLTSTWVTRVLSFKTCHSLQKIFVDTKVGGMLSEEIISEFEKNWTCQDCVLVLIGGRCSNPTKKIKLSFHGGHYSEELFLQSEKDNEWEENINNRFACYSD; encoded by the exons ATGAACATTCTCTTTTCAATCCTTAAATCTGTGCCAACTCTAACGAAGGTTACAGTACTCTTAAGAAGCTTACCTGAGTCTTGGGAAGTTAATGTGATTTCTTTCTTCCTGACCCGTTCTACTGTACCATTCTTTGA ATTGAGAATGAACAATCGAGATGAAGCTCTGGGAATGATCAGAAG CCAGAGATATTCTGACAAAAAGTGGAAGCTGTGTTTTGGGTGCCGCCATTTGAA CAGGTTGAGACCAGATGTACACACAGTGCTGCCCTGTATCACCCTCACCATGACAAAACACAGAGATTTCAACAGAGATATTTGGGCGGAATTTTTTCATCATTATAACCAGCTTAAAGCAATGACTGAACT TTGTCTGGAGCATGATGAGTGCTTggtcaaaatgttaaatatcatGAAAACTATTCCTGATCTGCAAGAGGTAAAGTTAGCATTGAGATTCCTGACAGTTCATTGGGCCGTCAGCATTCTTCACCCTTTTCAGACTTCTTTTAGTCTGTGGAAGATTGA TTTGGATACAAAAAATTATGAGCTGGATCTTTGCTCAGAGTTAAGCCTAAGGAAAAGCACCCTCAACAAATGCAG GTTGTCCTTGGGATGTAATAGCTCTAATCCTGATACAAAAGCATTTTTTGGGTATATATCACttactgtgtgtaaaatatcaAAGGAGACGGAAAGCTGGAGAAGCTTCTTTCAGTCTTACTACGAGACTAAAGGGTTAACTGAGAG AGACCCACTTTTTGCTGAAAAGACAAGTGCCTTGTTGTCCTCCCTGTATGGTGTACCTGGACTGGAGGAGGTCGAATTTAGCTTACACAGTCTAACTGACAGATGGGTTTCGGG TCTGCTTTGGAGACAGTCTGATGGATCCTGTCCACCTTTAACTATTAAAAGAAACGTCACAGACTCCAC GGTTACTGTGAAAATCCACAGGCATAGCAACCCCCCTCAACGAGCTCTTATTCACCTCAAGTTACCATGTTCTGAAATAAGCAACATTGATGTAGCTGATCTTCTTTGCAGACTGGAACGccttaaacatttgaatgacaC ACCCCAAGAGTATGATGTCCAAATAAATGAGCTGATCTCCTTCCTCCACTCTGTTCCTCATCTTCAAAAGCTAAAACTAGAGATTGAGAAACTAACTTCCACCTGGGTTACAAGGGTCCTTTCCTTTAAAACCTGCCACAGTCTTCAAAAGATCTT tGTGGATACCAAAGTAGGTGGCATGTTATCGGAGGAGATAATCTcagaatttgaaaaaaattggACATGTCAGGACTGTGTTTTGGTTCTTATAGG AGGGAGATGCAGCAACCCCACGAAAAAAATAAAGCTCTCATTCCATGGAGGTCATTATTCAGAAGAGCTCTTTTTGCAGTCTGAGAAAGACAATGAGTGGGAAGAGAATATAAATAACAGGTTTGCATGCTATTCTGATTAA